From Sander vitreus isolate 19-12246 chromosome 5, sanVit1, whole genome shotgun sequence:
ACACCCAAACACCAGATTTCTGTCCACCAGCCATCACAGGCTGCAATGCGCAGAGTCAACGGCCACAGCCTCCTAGGCAATGTCAACATTGAGGACGAGGAAGAAACTCTGGTGGCAGTTGCCAGGACTGATGGTCCCGTCATCCCCAAACGGGTTGACGGGACGCAAGCAACTGCCACGGTAGGACCCAAACCTTTCACTGAGTCCAAACCTGACCCAGATAGCTTTTACCTAGAACCACTAATGCCTTCCGTGATCAACACAGCTAAAGAGAAGACTGTATGCCTaaacaaggaggaggagagtggtgAGGCGCCCCACTCTTCAGGAAGGGGCTCTCTACGCCGAGGAGATGGATCTACATCGGCCGTTCGTAGGAAAGCTCCCTGCAGCTTGAACCAAACCTTTACTCCTCCGGGTGAGCAGGTAGACTTGTCAGAGGAGCCTCCACAGGGTCAGGCAGATTTCAGCCCCATTGTTACCAGCAGTGTTGACCCCTCATCCAGAGAGCCAGCTGGGGGTTTCTACCTTCATTCAGATTCTGAAGAACCAAAGTCTGACCAGGGCCTGGATGCTGAGCTTGAAGACatggatgaagaggaagaggatctGGATGAAGCTTTTACCACTAAAGACCCCAACTGGCACAGGAAAGCCTTcaataaagaagaagaagaatcagCCAAACTCCAAGAGGACATGAATGTGAAAGAGCATGAGGACAAAGACATGAATGGCGGCAGCGGTCGCTCCAGCCCCTGTCTCAGCGCTCAGTCCCAGGCAAGCAGCATGGCCAGTGGCAGTGTGCGCATGACCTCCTTCGCTGAGCGCAAAGCCCAGCAGCAGCGCTTTGGCAGCAACCACGACCTACGCTCCAGTGCCTCCAGCTCCCAAAGGACCACTCCAGATGGGTCAGAGAGCAGCGGGCCCCTGCCTTCCTCCTGGAGGCTTAAAAGGGACCAGAGCCCCTCCTCACCCTTGGGAGGATGCCCTCGTACAGGTGATGGTAGCGGTGGTTCTAATGTACTGGCTTCTGAGATTGTCCAGCTCCGTATGCAGCTGGAGGAGAAACGACGTGCCATTGAGCaccagaagaagaagatggaaGTGCTGTCAGCGAGGCAGAGGCAGAAGCTGGGAAAGGCAGCCTTTCTGAACATCGTAAAGAAAGGTGGAGGCAAGAGTGACACTTTACCCAACCCACTTAAAGCTGACATGTCTAAAGACGAGCTCAATGGGGAGAAAGCACCGTCAAGTAAAGATGATATGTGTGTTGATGCCTTCAGAGGGGACAAAGTGGTGGCGGCATCCAACCCGCCAGGTGCCTTAAAAGCAGACAAGACAGGGACCAGCGGTAGCTTCTATCTAGAAGAAGAGTTGGACCTGAATGAGTGCAGCCGCTCCATCGATCTGTTGAACGATGCTATCGGCAGCATCCAGCAACAAATGATGCAGCTGTCACTGCAGCAGGAGATGTTGATGAAACAGAATGTACAGTCCCCCTCTGGTGCAGCTCCACCTCCTCCTGTTACCAGCGGCAAAAATGGTGACTCAAAGGCGGGGGCAAGCTTTCACTTTGTGGAGCATCTCTCTAACACTGGCACCGTTCCCACCAGGAAACCCCCCAAACTGAGCTCGGGCCGGGGCTCCAGGTCCAAACCATCAGAGCTAAAGATATCCAAGGAGCTGAGCTGGCAGACCTCTAGGACCCTCACCCCCACCCAGAGTGGGTCAGAGACATTACCACACCTAAGGCAGTTGGCTGGGGGCAGGTCCCCCAGGGCCGACCAGGTCGACAGCCTCAGAAACCCCACAGCAGGAGAGACAATCGACAGGCCTGGCCACGTTCGGAGCGCCAACTTCCGCCTTCACGATGAGGCGAACATGCGCCTGCCGACCCGCGTGGACCTGAAGGCAGTGGCTGCCCCAGAAGTGTCCTTCGACGAGTGCCTGTCCAGTACCCTTAGAGAGTCTGAGCTCAACTCCTCAGACGGTTCAGGGAAAGAGAATATACCATCAGACGAGGGGCAGCGCAACAAATCCCACCTGATTGAGGTCGATCTGTCAGATCTGAAAGCCccggaggaagaggaggctgctgAGGACACCACGACGGAAGGAGTTGATGGAGAGCAGAGGTCAGGCATGGGCTTCTTCTTCAAGGTAATGCCTTTGCATGAAAaggaaatatttatttgttaaatctttgatttatttatttatttagtttttattacaGTGATGATGATATCATAAATAGCAATGGTTCATGTCTTGTATTAACCTGATGATATACTAGTTAGAGTAGGGGTGctcctttttccccccaatatTGATATCTCTTACATCAGTTTCTTTTATTAATCTATGAAATAATTTAGTACCGTGATTATCTTAAATATCCCATTTCAGTTTACCAGGGTCTACGTAATAAAttagcatttttcttttgtcttattTAAGCCACCCTTAAAAGCCTTCTGAAGATCAACCTATTCGTCGATGTCGGCACTAAATTCAGGTTTCATGTTTGCATGTTGTAGGATGAGCAGAAGGCGGAGGATGAGCTTGCTAAGAAGAGAGCGGCGTTCTTGCTGAAGCAGCAGAAGAAAGCTGAGGAGGCTCGACTGCGTAAACAACAGCTAGAATCAGAATCGGAGCTGAAACGAGACGAAGCCAGGTAACTTACTTTACCAACGTTAGCATAGGATTCAGACGTAATTCTTCCAAATAAGCTGCTAAAATGCaggtgttttgttttaaaaccaGACGGAAGGCCGAGGAGGACCGCTTGCgtaaagaagaggagaagacaCGGCGGGAGCTGATAAAGCAGGAGTATCTGCGGAGGAAGCAGCAGGAGATTTTGGAGGAACAAGGCCTCGTGAAGCCCAAAACCCCCAAACCGAAGCAGAAACACAGACCCAAGTCTGTCTTCAGAGAGGAATCCTCCAGCGATAATTTCTCCAAGGGCTCTTCCACACGTAAGATTGTTACATCATTAGCTTGACATTTAGCTggtacatttttctttaaatgtctcAGCACATTGggcttcatttgttttttttcaactgagCTGTCCGGCACATTGGCTGACTCCAAGTCATTTTCTAATTTACGGTTATTAATAccacattaatattaacagattAATTTCTGACACCAATGTCAATATCAAATATTGAGCATGTTATTCAGGGTTTCCagcagtgtttttatttatagtttgtATTATAAGTTGGGCCACCTCGTCTGAAACAAAGACTTCCCCT
This genomic window contains:
- the camsap1b gene encoding calmodulin-regulated spectrin-associated protein 1-B isoform X2 — translated: MDVELCAGGDSTRRKVDLAGVAEGTIDVVPLEMYDSARAKIAANLRWLFAKAYGIDHIPEDLRDPFYTDQYEQEHIKPPVIRLLLSCELYCRVCALVLKTEQAASLQSHMSVIQSLSRKGIYVVESDDTPVTDEDLACVPIKMSAHMPMIDALMMAYTVEMISIEKVVASVKRFSTFSASKELPFDLEDAMVFWINKVNMKMREITEREHKVKHHPLESPSHQKVRYRREHASGRQLPFFPLLEDLMRDVCDGAAMLTVVNYYCPDLMKLEDICLKEVPSIADSLYNIRLLKEFSNEYLNKSFYLTTEDMLYSPLVLKHNVMVFIAELFWWFETVKPEFVQPRDLQEFKDARAIAQPKSARPSVPISNATKRSFLASPGVADNQSSPEVCNSKGGPTFSPSHPLLPLRQRQQKQQGEDVSGLRNRSNSLTQMDGQPRGSVVAWPDKRQRPLSTLSPYMLQSATDSDADIASGDSVSLARSISKDSLASNAINFTPKHQISVHQPSQAAMRRVNGHSLLGNVNIEDEEETLVAVARTDGPVIPKRVDGTQATATVGPKPFTESKPDPDSFYLEPLMPSVINTAKEKTVCLNKEEESGEAPHSSGRGSLRRGDGSTSAVRRKAPCSLNQTFTPPGEQVDLSEEPPQGQADFSPIVTSSVDPSSREPAGGFYLHSDSEEPKSDQGLDAELEDMDEEEEDLDEAFTTKDPNWHRKAFNKEEEESAKLQEDMNVKEHEDKDMNGGSGRSSPCLSAQSQASSMASGSVRMTSFAERKAQQQRFGSNHDLRSSASSSQRTTPDGSESSGPLPSSWRLKRDQSPSSPLGGCPRTGDGSGGSNVLASEIVQLRMQLEEKRRAIEHQKKKMEVLSARQRQKLGKAAFLNIVKKGGGKSDTLPNPLKADMSKDELNGEKAPSSKDDMCVDAFRGDKVVAASNPPGALKADKTGTSGSFYLEEELDLNECSRSIDLLNDAIGSIQQQMMQLSLQQEMLMKQNVQSPSGAAPPPPVTSGKNGDSKAGASFHFVEHLSNTGTVPTRKPPKLSSGRGSRSKPSELKISKELSWQTSRTLTPTQSGSETLPHLRQLAGGRSPRADQVDSLRNPTAGETIDRPGHVRSANFRLHDEANMRLPTRVDLKAVAAPEVSFDECLSSTLRESELNSSDGSGKENIPSDEGQRNKSHLIEVDLSDLKAPEEEEAAEDTTTEGVDGEQRSGMGFFFKDEQKAEDELAKKRAAFLLKQQKKAEEARLRKQQLESESELKRDEARRKAEEDRLRKEEEKTRRELIKQEYLRRKQQEILEEQGLVKPKTPKPKQKHRPKSVFREESSSDNFSKGSSTPDNLSNAQSGSSLSLASAATNEADSVNSGGAGSQRCDSVESFPGTRNNSRTAERDWDNGSTASSIASMAEYTGPKLFKEPSSKSNKPIIHNAISHCCLAGKVNEPQKNQILEELDKCESNHLMILFRDGGCQFRALYTYFPDTEEIQKLTGTGPKSISKKMIDKLYKYSSDRKQFTVIPAKTVSVSVDALTIHNHLWQAKRGAVPKKSGK
- the camsap1b gene encoding calmodulin-regulated spectrin-associated protein 1-B isoform X1 gives rise to the protein MDVELCAGGDSTRRKVDLAGVAEGTIDVVPLEMYDSARAKIAANLRWLFAKAYGIDHIPEDLRDPFYTDQYEQEHIKPPVIRLLLSCELYCRVCALVLKTEQAASLQSHMSVIQSLSRKGIYVVESDDTPVTDEDLACVPIKMSAHMPMIDALMMAYTVEMISIEKVVASVKRFSTFSASKELPFDLEDAMVFWINKVNMKMREITEREHKVKHHPLESPSHQKVRYRREHASGRQLPFFPLLEDLMRDVCDGAAMLTVVNYYCPDLMKLEDICLKEVPSIADSLYNIRLLKEFSNEYLNKSFYLTTEDMLYSPLVLKHNVMVFIAELFWWFETVKPEFVQPRDLQEFKDARAIAQPKSARPSVPISNATKRSFLASPGVADNQSSPEVCNRYFLHPEDSDPLKGGPTFSPSHPLLPLRQRQQKQQGEDVSGLRNRSNSLTQMDGQPRGSVVAWPDKRQRPLSTLSPYMLQSATDSDADIASGDSVSLARSISKDSLASNAINFTPKHQISVHQPSQAAMRRVNGHSLLGNVNIEDEEETLVAVARTDGPVIPKRVDGTQATATVGPKPFTESKPDPDSFYLEPLMPSVINTAKEKTVCLNKEEESGEAPHSSGRGSLRRGDGSTSAVRRKAPCSLNQTFTPPGEQVDLSEEPPQGQADFSPIVTSSVDPSSREPAGGFYLHSDSEEPKSDQGLDAELEDMDEEEEDLDEAFTTKDPNWHRKAFNKEEEESAKLQEDMNVKEHEDKDMNGGSGRSSPCLSAQSQASSMASGSVRMTSFAERKAQQQRFGSNHDLRSSASSSQRTTPDGSESSGPLPSSWRLKRDQSPSSPLGGCPRTGDGSGGSNVLASEIVQLRMQLEEKRRAIEHQKKKMEVLSARQRQKLGKAAFLNIVKKGGGKSDTLPNPLKADMSKDELNGEKAPSSKDDMCVDAFRGDKVVAASNPPGALKADKTGTSGSFYLEEELDLNECSRSIDLLNDAIGSIQQQMMQLSLQQEMLMKQNVQSPSGAAPPPPVTSGKNGDSKAGASFHFVEHLSNTGTVPTRKPPKLSSGRGSRSKPSELKISKELSWQTSRTLTPTQSGSETLPHLRQLAGGRSPRADQVDSLRNPTAGETIDRPGHVRSANFRLHDEANMRLPTRVDLKAVAAPEVSFDECLSSTLRESELNSSDGSGKENIPSDEGQRNKSHLIEVDLSDLKAPEEEEAAEDTTTEGVDGEQRSGMGFFFKDEQKAEDELAKKRAAFLLKQQKKAEEARLRKQQLESESELKRDEARRKAEEDRLRKEEEKTRRELIKQEYLRRKQQEILEEQGLVKPKTPKPKQKHRPKSVFREESSSDNFSKGSSTPDNLSNAQSGSSLSLASAATNEADSVNSGGAGSQRCDSVESFPGTRNNSRTAERDWDNGSTASSIASMAEYTGPKLFKEPSSKSNKPIIHNAISHCCLAGKVNEPQKNQILEELDKCESNHLMILFRDGGCQFRALYTYFPDTEEIQKLTGTGPKSISKKMIDKLYKYSSDRKQFTVIPAKTVSVSVDALTIHNHLWQAKRGAVPKKSGK